The Pseudanabaena galeata CCNP1313 genome includes a region encoding these proteins:
- the bioB gene encoding biotin synthase BioB, which yields MISLELATEIYHRPLLSLVFEAQTIHRQYHQTDAVQMCTLSNIKSGRCPEDCKYCPQSARYPTGVETYPLLPLAEVISQAEEAKQHGATRFCMGAAWRNAPEGEEFERVLQMVEAVAGMGMEACVTMGMLRPEQAQQLAKAGLTAYNHNLDTSESFYPEIITTRTYRDRLETIQHVSEAGIQVCCGGIVGMGETDSDRIDLLHTLANLSPQPESVPINALSAVEGTPFGDLPAIDPLVLVRMVATARILMPKAVVRLSAGRDRLSVSDQALCFLAGANSIFSSEKLLTTANPDWQDDAAMFARLGIMPKELV from the coding sequence TTGATTTCCCTTGAACTCGCTACCGAAATTTACCATCGCCCTTTGCTTTCTCTAGTTTTTGAGGCTCAGACGATCCATCGCCAGTATCACCAAACCGATGCTGTCCAGATGTGTACGCTCTCAAACATTAAGTCAGGTCGTTGTCCTGAAGATTGCAAATATTGTCCTCAAAGCGCTCGCTATCCGACAGGAGTAGAGACTTATCCTCTATTGCCATTGGCTGAAGTGATCAGTCAAGCAGAAGAGGCAAAACAGCATGGTGCAACGAGATTTTGTATGGGGGCGGCTTGGCGCAATGCTCCTGAAGGGGAAGAGTTTGAGCGCGTGTTACAAATGGTCGAAGCCGTCGCAGGAATGGGAATGGAAGCCTGCGTAACCATGGGAATGCTGCGCCCAGAGCAGGCTCAACAGCTAGCAAAAGCGGGGCTAACTGCCTATAACCATAATCTTGATACTTCCGAAAGCTTCTATCCTGAAATTATTACAACCCGCACCTATCGCGATCGCCTCGAAACGATCCAGCATGTTTCAGAAGCAGGCATTCAAGTTTGCTGTGGTGGCATTGTCGGCATGGGTGAGACTGACAGCGATCGCATTGATCTTTTGCATACTCTCGCTAATCTCTCACCACAACCAGAGTCAGTACCAATTAATGCGCTATCGGCGGTAGAAGGAACTCCCTTTGGCGATCTACCAGCGATCGATCCTTTGGTTTTAGTGCGGATGGTAGCGACGGCAAGAATCCTGATGCCCAAAGCTGTGGTGAGACTTTCCGCAGGACGCGATCGGCTCAGTGTCTCCGATCAAGCTTTATGCTTCCTCGCAGGTGCAAATTCTATCTTCTCCAGTGAGAAATTGCTCACTACAGCAAATCCAGACTGGCAAGATGATGCAGCAATGTTTGCGAGACTGGGTATTATGCCAAAAGAGTTAGTATAA
- a CDS encoding Uma2 family endonuclease: MIQTLAKAENQYLIKRAVTWEQFKTLQSAFDEIGGTRMIYCEGELEIMGIGLLHEMMSSLLGMLLGYYFTIKRIRFTATGAYTQTIEPRLEFQSDLSFAFGNDPAKTDLCIEVVVTSGSVKKLRKYQLRGIPEVWFWQDGKISIYRLENSEYVKVKTSVWLPDLDIEHLEQCLLMDSQLDAMSAFEEKYA, from the coding sequence ATGATCCAAACTTTAGCTAAGGCAGAAAATCAATATCTCATTAAACGAGCTGTAACTTGGGAGCAATTTAAAACCTTGCAATCCGCCTTTGATGAAATTGGTGGTACGCGGATGATTTATTGCGAGGGAGAACTAGAAATAATGGGCATTGGTTTACTTCATGAAATGATGTCCAGTTTGCTTGGGATGTTGTTAGGCTATTACTTTACAATTAAACGCATTCGTTTCACAGCGACAGGAGCTTATACACAAACGATTGAACCGAGGCTTGAGTTTCAGTCTGATTTATCCTTTGCTTTTGGTAATGATCCCGCAAAGACTGATCTATGCATCGAAGTTGTTGTTACTAGCGGAAGTGTTAAAAAGCTAAGGAAATATCAATTAAGAGGTATTCCTGAAGTTTGGTTCTGGCAAGATGGCAAAATAAGTATTTATCGCTTAGAGAATAGCGAATATGTGAAAGTTAAAACTAGTGTCTGGTTACCTGATTTAGATATTGAACATTTAGAACAATGTTTGTTAATGGATTCGCAGTTGGATGCTATGAGCGCTTTTGAAGAAAAATATGCTTAA